One Rhizobium sp. 9140 genomic region harbors:
- a CDS encoding site-specific integrase, translating into MTVIGRNPVTRRAEELDTIAAVLPLDRRDELADLLTDQDVETLRHLINEGMGENTLRALTSDLAYLQAWSLAATGASLPWPAPEAMLLKFVAHHLWQPDQRDIDPCHGMPADVEQRLREQRFLRSSGPHAPDTVRRRLASWSTLTKWRGLTGVFSSPALKSAIRLAVRATPRPQKRKSAKAITGDVLAKMLATCSMGSLRDVRDQAILMIAFASGGGRRSEIASLRTEQLTIEPPIAVEGGPPLPSLAIHLGRTKTSGAEHEDVVYLTGRPVDALNAWLAAARIESGSIFRKVDRWGNVSKRAMEPGAVNQIVKQRADMAGLEPGEFSAHGLRSGYLTEAANRGIPLPEAMEQSRHRSAQQASSYYNNATRRSGRAARML; encoded by the coding sequence ATGACAGTTATTGGCCGTAACCCTGTCACGCGTCGGGCCGAGGAGCTTGATACGATTGCGGCCGTCCTTCCGCTTGATCGGCGAGACGAACTCGCCGATCTGCTGACTGACCAGGATGTCGAGACTCTCCGCCACCTGATCAACGAGGGCATGGGTGAAAACACGCTGCGCGCGCTCACGTCCGACCTTGCCTATCTGCAGGCCTGGTCCCTCGCCGCTACCGGCGCTTCCCTCCCATGGCCAGCGCCGGAGGCCATGCTACTAAAATTCGTTGCCCACCATCTGTGGCAGCCTGACCAGCGCGATATCGATCCTTGTCACGGCATGCCGGCCGATGTCGAGCAGAGGCTGCGAGAACAACGTTTCCTTCGATCCTCCGGGCCGCATGCGCCCGACACGGTGCGCCGGCGGCTTGCCAGTTGGTCAACGCTGACGAAATGGCGGGGCCTGACAGGCGTCTTCTCGTCACCCGCGCTAAAATCGGCGATCCGGCTTGCGGTGCGCGCCACTCCCCGACCGCAGAAACGCAAGAGCGCCAAGGCTATCACTGGAGATGTGCTTGCCAAAATGCTGGCGACCTGCAGCATGGGCAGTCTTCGTGATGTCCGTGACCAGGCTATCCTGATGATAGCCTTTGCATCGGGCGGCGGCCGACGTAGCGAGATCGCCAGTCTCCGCACCGAACAGCTTACAATCGAGCCGCCCATTGCTGTCGAAGGCGGCCCTCCCCTCCCCTCTCTCGCCATCCATCTCGGCCGCACCAAGACATCAGGTGCAGAACATGAAGACGTCGTCTACCTCACGGGTCGTCCGGTGGACGCACTTAATGCTTGGCTTGCGGCGGCCAGAATCGAGAGCGGGAGTATTTTTCGGAAGGTTGATCGTTGGGGCAACGTATCGAAGCGGGCAATGGAGCCGGGTGCGGTCAATCAGATCGTCAAGCAGCGGGCGGACATGGCCGGGCTGGAACCTGGGGAGTTTTCCGCCCATGGGCTGCGCTCTGGCTATCTCACGGAGGCTGCCAATCGTGGTATTCCCCTGCCAGAAGCGATGGAGCAATCCCGACACAGATCGGCGCAGCAGGCGTCCAGCTACTACAACAACGCGACACGGAGAAGCGGGCGAGCAGCTCGCATGCTGTAG
- a CDS encoding type II toxin-antitoxin system VapB family antitoxin, whose protein sequence is MLRYGLSSTKNITSEPQLSIRSTKARDLAHALSRRTGQPISRLVELALERYDVELRQQDKKHPLYAVWELATEGRRNVPAGTTSAHDDLYDENGLPI, encoded by the coding sequence ATGCTACGGTACGGCCTCAGTTCGACGAAGAATATCACGTCCGAGCCACAGCTTTCCATCCGTAGCACCAAGGCGAGAGATCTGGCGCATGCGCTTTCACGGCGCACCGGGCAGCCGATCAGCCGGCTTGTCGAACTGGCGCTTGAACGCTACGACGTCGAATTGAGACAGCAGGATAAAAAGCATCCGCTGTATGCCGTCTGGGAACTTGCCACGGAAGGCCGTCGCAATGTTCCGGCTGGCACCACCTCTGCGCATGATGATCTTTATGACGAAAATGGCTTACCGATATGA
- a CDS encoding efflux RND transporter periplasmic adaptor subunit — protein sequence MSVPSPPEISPVSHIRHVLPAVLFGALFALAGCNEKTEQKPANAPAVKPEVSVMTLHPTSVAITALLPGRTAASLIAEVRPQVGGIVRKRNFQEGGSVKEGDVLYEIDPATYQAAYDSAVAAVAKANGAVPSAQAKVDRYKGLSRSDAVSQQDLDEAQGALAQANADVASAKAALETARINLDYTKIRAPISGRVGASTVTVGALVTADQTTSLTTIRQIDPINVDVTQSSANLLKLRRAIEDGRLKTTGANVSVKLKLEDGSDYDQTGRIEFLDAAVEETTGSVTVRAEFPNPQQLLLPGVYVRAMIQEGIRQNSYLVPQRAVSRNTKGEAMALFVSPEGKVEQRVLTVDRSIGNSWLVAEGIKDGENVVVEGGQRVRAGQDVTTSNVIVNDATGELEQAQQTGGPAPVKAEAGSTAAAPAKEASAAPVLPAAKN from the coding sequence ATGTCCGTTCCGTCGCCTCCGGAGATTTCCCCCGTGTCCCATATCCGCCATGTCCTGCCCGCAGTCCTGTTCGGTGCGCTCTTCGCCCTTGCCGGATGCAACGAGAAGACCGAGCAGAAGCCTGCGAACGCGCCGGCGGTAAAGCCCGAGGTCAGCGTGATGACGCTGCACCCGACCTCCGTCGCCATCACGGCGCTTCTGCCGGGACGCACGGCCGCATCGCTGATCGCCGAAGTCCGGCCGCAGGTCGGCGGGATCGTGCGCAAGCGCAATTTCCAGGAGGGCGGATCGGTCAAGGAAGGCGATGTGCTCTACGAGATCGACCCCGCGACCTATCAGGCGGCCTATGACAGCGCGGTCGCTGCCGTCGCCAAGGCGAACGGTGCGGTGCCGAGCGCGCAGGCGAAGGTCGATCGCTACAAGGGCCTCAGCCGCAGCGACGCGGTGAGCCAGCAGGATCTCGACGAGGCACAGGGCGCCCTGGCGCAGGCCAATGCCGATGTCGCCTCGGCGAAGGCGGCGCTCGAGACGGCCCGCATCAACCTCGACTATACCAAGATCCGTGCGCCGATCAGCGGTCGCGTCGGGGCGTCCACCGTCACGGTCGGGGCGCTGGTCACCGCCGACCAGACGACGTCGCTGACCACGATCCGCCAGATCGACCCGATCAATGTCGATGTGACCCAATCGAGCGCCAACCTCCTGAAGTTGCGGCGCGCCATCGAGGACGGGCGCCTGAAGACGACGGGCGCCAATGTCAGCGTCAAGCTGAAGCTGGAGGACGGCTCCGATTATGACCAGACCGGCCGGATCGAGTTTCTCGATGCCGCCGTCGAGGAGACCACAGGCTCGGTCACCGTCAGGGCGGAGTTTCCCAATCCCCAGCAACTGCTCCTGCCTGGCGTCTATGTGCGCGCCATGATTCAGGAAGGCATCCGTCAGAACAGCTATCTGGTGCCGCAGCGCGCCGTGTCTCGCAACACCAAAGGCGAGGCAATGGCCTTGTTCGTCTCCCCGGAGGGAAAGGTGGAGCAGCGCGTGCTGACGGTCGATCGCAGCATCGGCAACAGCTGGCTGGTCGCCGAGGGCATCAAGGACGGCGAGAACGTGGTGGTCGAGGGAGGTCAGCGCGTGCGTGCCGGCCAGGACGTGACGACATCAAACGTCATCGTCAACGACGCTACCGGCGAACTCGAACAGGCCCAGCAGACCGGAGGGCCGGCACCCGTCAAGGCCGAGGCCGGTTCGACGGCCGCCGCGCCGGCGAAAGAGGCCTCTGCTGCTCCCGTCCTGCCTGCTGCAAAGAATTGA
- a CDS encoding efflux RND transporter permease subunit, whose product MSRFFIDRPIFAWVISICIMLAGVLAITTLSISQYPQIAPTSVRISANYAGADAQTVENSVTKVIEQGMTGIDNLDYMTSTSQSTGSATISLTFTNAADPDVAQMQVQNKLQLVESQLPQSVQSSGITVAKASTGFLMVVALVSTDNSLSSLDLSDYIDSTLNDTIKRVPGVGDTRIFGSGYAMRIWLDPAKLVKYSLMASDVSSAIEAQNTQVSAGQLGGLPQRQGQQLNATVTAKSRLQTPEQFENIIIKSLPDGSLVRLNDVARVELGAESYDTSGMYNGKNASGLGVYLAANANALDTAEAVTTAIDNLRETLPQNVEVAYANDTTPFVRLSIKDVIKTLIEAIVLVFVVMLVFLQSFRATLIPTLAVPVVLLGTFGVLSAFGYSINTLTMFAMVLAIGLLVDDAIVVVENVERIMEEEGLEPREATIKSMNEITGALVGIATVLSAVFIPMAFFSGSVGIIYRQFSVTIVSAMVLSVVVALTLTPALCATLLKKPKEGAKKKGLSGVFNRGFDRTTNGYQRSISGMIRRPFAFLLVFFLIIGAVVYLFNRLPSSFLPEEDQGILITSVQLPPGATQDRTIKVMRQVTDYYLNQEKAYVDGVFGAAGFGFGGQGQNVGLTFVRLKGFDQRSDPSGSASAIVARARKAFSKIQDGSVTALAPPAIPGFGNSGGFDVYLQDINGEGHEALIAMRNKLLAAARQSPLLQGTRPNGQEDQTQYQVNIDQEKASALNLGLSDIDTTMSTAWGGKYINDFIDRGRVKPVYLQGDRNFRMQPEDFDTWYVRNSDNAMVPFSAFSSGSWSFGSPRLERYNGSSAVEIQGSAAPGVSSGDAMNVIDTIMAEQGAGFAHEWTGLSAQERLSGSQATQLYLISGLVVFLALAALYESWSIPFAVMLAVPIGIFGALFAATIMGESNDVYFKVGLLTTIGLAAKNAILIVEFAMEQQAHGKDLVSATMEASRQRLRPILMTSLAFILGVTPLAIASGAGSGAQNSIGIGVMGGMIAATFIGIFFIPLLFVTVRRIFKGRQTKPGEGAPVPAAT is encoded by the coding sequence ATGTCCCGTTTCTTCATCGACAGGCCGATCTTCGCCTGGGTCATTTCCATCTGCATCATGCTGGCGGGCGTCCTCGCCATCACCACGCTGTCGATCTCGCAATATCCGCAGATCGCCCCAACATCGGTGCGCATCAGCGCCAACTATGCCGGGGCAGACGCGCAGACGGTCGAGAACTCGGTGACCAAGGTCATCGAGCAGGGCATGACCGGGATCGACAATCTCGATTATATGACCTCGACCTCGCAATCGACGGGCTCGGCGACGATCTCGCTCACCTTCACCAATGCCGCCGACCCGGATGTCGCGCAGATGCAGGTGCAGAACAAGCTCCAGCTCGTGGAATCGCAGCTGCCGCAAAGCGTGCAGTCGAGCGGTATCACGGTCGCCAAGGCTTCCACCGGCTTCCTGATGGTCGTCGCCCTGGTCTCCACCGATAACAGCCTCTCCTCGCTCGACCTGTCCGATTACATCGACAGCACGCTGAACGACACGATCAAGCGCGTGCCCGGGGTCGGCGACACGCGTATCTTCGGTTCCGGCTATGCGATGCGCATCTGGCTCGATCCCGCCAAGCTGGTGAAGTACAGCCTGATGGCGAGCGACGTTTCGAGCGCCATCGAGGCGCAAAACACGCAGGTTTCGGCCGGGCAGCTCGGCGGCCTGCCGCAGCGCCAGGGCCAGCAACTGAATGCGACCGTAACCGCCAAGAGCCGGCTGCAGACGCCCGAGCAGTTCGAGAACATCATCATCAAGAGCCTCCCCGACGGTTCATTGGTCCGTCTGAACGACGTCGCCCGCGTCGAGCTCGGCGCCGAGAGCTACGACACGTCCGGCATGTACAATGGCAAGAACGCCTCCGGCCTCGGCGTCTATCTCGCCGCCAACGCCAATGCGCTGGACACCGCAGAGGCTGTGACGACCGCCATCGACAATCTGCGCGAAACCCTGCCGCAGAATGTCGAGGTCGCCTATGCCAACGACACCACGCCCTTCGTCCGGCTGTCGATCAAGGATGTGATCAAGACGCTGATCGAGGCAATCGTGCTGGTCTTCGTGGTCATGCTGGTGTTTCTCCAGAGTTTTCGCGCCACGCTCATCCCGACGCTCGCGGTGCCGGTCGTTCTGCTCGGCACGTTCGGGGTGCTCTCCGCCTTCGGCTACTCGATCAATACGCTCACCATGTTCGCCATGGTGCTGGCCATCGGGCTTCTGGTCGACGATGCCATCGTCGTCGTCGAAAATGTCGAGCGCATCATGGAGGAGGAGGGGCTGGAGCCGCGCGAGGCGACCATCAAGTCCATGAACGAGATCACCGGCGCGCTGGTCGGCATCGCCACGGTGCTGTCGGCCGTCTTCATTCCGATGGCGTTCTTTTCCGGCTCGGTCGGCATCATCTATCGGCAGTTCTCGGTGACGATCGTCTCGGCCATGGTCCTGTCCGTCGTCGTGGCGCTGACGCTGACGCCGGCGCTGTGCGCGACCCTTTTGAAGAAGCCGAAGGAGGGGGCGAAGAAAAAGGGGCTTTCCGGGGTCTTCAACCGGGGTTTCGACCGCACGACCAATGGCTATCAGCGCAGCATTTCCGGCATGATCCGCCGACCGTTCGCCTTCCTCCTCGTGTTCTTCCTCATTATCGGCGCCGTCGTCTATCTCTTCAACCGGCTGCCGAGCTCGTTTCTGCCCGAAGAAGACCAGGGCATCCTCATCACCAGCGTCCAGCTGCCGCCGGGCGCCACGCAGGACCGGACCATCAAGGTCATGCGGCAGGTGACGGATTACTACCTCAATCAGGAGAAGGCCTATGTCGACGGCGTGTTCGGTGCTGCGGGCTTCGGCTTCGGCGGACAGGGACAGAATGTCGGCCTCACCTTCGTGCGGCTGAAGGGTTTCGATCAGCGGAGCGATCCCAGTGGCAGCGCGTCCGCCATCGTCGCCCGGGCACGGAAAGCCTTCTCGAAAATCCAGGACGGTTCCGTTACCGCGCTTGCGCCCCCCGCCATTCCGGGCTTCGGCAACTCCGGCGGCTTCGACGTCTATCTCCAGGACATCAACGGCGAAGGGCATGAGGCGCTGATCGCGATGCGCAACAAGCTGCTGGCCGCCGCCAGGCAGAGCCCGCTGCTACAGGGAACCCGGCCGAACGGGCAGGAGGACCAGACGCAGTATCAGGTGAACATCGACCAGGAAAAGGCAAGCGCCCTCAATCTCGGCCTGTCCGATATCGATACGACCATGTCCACGGCCTGGGGCGGGAAATATATCAACGATTTCATCGATCGCGGACGGGTGAAGCCGGTCTATCTGCAAGGTGACCGGAATTTCCGCATGCAGCCGGAAGACTTCGATACCTGGTATGTCCGCAACTCCGACAATGCCATGGTGCCGTTCTCCGCCTTTTCGAGCGGCAGCTGGTCGTTCGGCTCACCGCGTCTCGAGCGCTATAACGGCTCGTCCGCAGTCGAGATCCAGGGCTCGGCCGCACCCGGCGTCAGTTCCGGCGACGCTATGAACGTCATCGATACGATCATGGCGGAGCAGGGTGCGGGATTTGCCCATGAATGGACGGGGCTCTCGGCGCAGGAGCGGCTGTCGGGCAGCCAGGCAACGCAATTGTACCTGATCTCCGGCCTCGTCGTGTTCCTCGCGCTCGCCGCGCTCTACGAGAGCTGGTCTATCCCCTTCGCCGTCATGCTCGCCGTGCCGATCGGCATTTTCGGCGCGCTGTTTGCCGCTACCATCATGGGGGAATCCAACGACGTCTATTTCAAGGTTGGACTTCTCACGACCATCGGGCTCGCGGCGAAGAATGCGATCCTGATCGTCGAATTCGCCATGGAGCAGCAGGCCCATGGGAAGGATCTCGTCTCGGCGACGATGGAAGCGTCCCGCCAGCGCCTTCGCCCGATCCTGATGACCTCGCTCGCCTTCATCCTCGGCGTCACGCCGCTGGCGATCGCGAGCGGCGCCGGTTCGGGCGCGCAGAACTCGATCGGTATCGGCGTCATGGGCGGCATGATTGCGGCGACCTTTATCGGGATCTTCTTCATTCCGCTGCTGTTCGTCACCGTGCGCCGCATCTTTAAGGGGCGCCAAACGAAGCCCGGCGAGGGAGCGCCGGTCCCGGCCGCGACTTAG
- a CDS encoding ABC transporter substrate-binding protein has translation MTGITLRLIAGGLLAAASASYAMAQDATAIRIVLPEQPANLEPCGTIITNVGQILAQNVVEPLTVIDAATGQPRPKLATEWSQVDPQTWRLKLRDGVTFQDGEPFNAAAVAFSIERMTGGKLNCNNMAKFGDAKLTVTAVDDLTVEIKSDRPEPILPTLLSVVMVVSPKTPADKAVNDPVGTGPFRLKTFNTQTVELVSFDKYWGDKPKVTAATYVWRAESSIRAAMIETGEADLTPSIAIQDASNPETDFSYLNSETTAIRIDAAQPPLDDLRIRKALNLAIDWDGLAQLFGDDIKRASQMVVPGINGHDDALSPWTYDAAEAKKLVQEAKAAGVPVETEITLIGRNGIYPNGSEAMEAMVAMWQDAGLNVKLTMLDVADWLRYLQKPYPENRGANLLQMMHDNNKGDAAFTIPIFYRSTGNYATVNDPALDRQVDEALAATGDDRTAKFKALFAKVRTDVVSDIPMFHMIGYTRVGKRLDWKPDITTNSEIPLANIGIKS, from the coding sequence ATGACTGGCATCACATTACGTCTTATCGCAGGAGGCCTGCTGGCGGCGGCGTCAGCATCCTATGCCATGGCGCAGGACGCCACGGCGATCCGCATCGTGCTGCCGGAGCAGCCGGCGAACCTTGAGCCCTGCGGCACCATCATCACCAATGTCGGGCAGATCCTCGCCCAGAACGTGGTGGAGCCGCTGACGGTCATTGATGCGGCGACCGGGCAACCGCGCCCCAAGCTCGCGACCGAATGGAGCCAGGTCGATCCGCAGACATGGCGGCTGAAGCTCAGGGACGGCGTGACCTTCCAGGATGGCGAGCCCTTCAACGCGGCGGCGGTCGCCTTTTCCATCGAGCGCATGACGGGCGGCAAGCTGAACTGTAACAACATGGCGAAGTTCGGCGATGCCAAACTGACGGTGACCGCCGTTGACGACCTGACTGTCGAGATCAAGTCCGATCGCCCGGAGCCGATCCTTCCCACCTTGCTCAGCGTGGTGATGGTGGTGTCGCCGAAGACGCCGGCCGACAAGGCCGTCAACGATCCGGTCGGCACGGGACCGTTTCGCCTGAAGACCTTCAATACGCAGACCGTCGAGCTCGTCAGTTTCGACAAATACTGGGGCGACAAACCGAAAGTGACGGCCGCGACCTATGTCTGGCGCGCGGAATCGTCGATCCGGGCCGCCATGATCGAGACCGGCGAGGCCGACCTGACCCCGTCGATCGCGATCCAGGATGCCTCCAATCCGGAAACGGACTTTTCCTATCTCAACTCGGAGACGACGGCGATCCGCATCGACGCGGCGCAGCCGCCTCTTGACGATCTGCGCATCCGCAAGGCCTTGAACCTCGCCATCGACTGGGACGGGCTTGCCCAATTGTTCGGAGACGACATCAAGCGCGCGTCGCAGATGGTCGTGCCCGGCATCAACGGACATGACGATGCCCTCTCGCCATGGACATATGATGCCGCTGAGGCCAAGAAGCTGGTGCAAGAGGCAAAGGCTGCGGGCGTCCCGGTCGAAACCGAGATCACCCTCATCGGCCGCAACGGCATCTATCCCAACGGCTCGGAAGCCATGGAGGCCATGGTCGCCATGTGGCAGGACGCCGGGCTGAACGTGAAGCTGACGATGCTCGATGTCGCCGACTGGTTGCGGTACCTGCAGAAGCCATACCCGGAGAACCGCGGCGCCAATTTGCTGCAGATGATGCACGACAACAACAAGGGCGATGCGGCGTTCACCATTCCGATCTTTTACCGCTCGACCGGCAACTATGCGACCGTGAACGACCCGGCGCTCGACAGGCAGGTGGACGAGGCCCTGGCGGCAACCGGCGATGACCGCACGGCGAAGTTCAAGGCCCTCTTTGCCAAGGTTCGCACCGATGTCGTGTCCGATATCCCGATGTTCCACATGATCGGCTACACGCGCGTCGGCAAGCGCCTCGACTGGAAGCCGGATATCACCACCAACAGCGAAATCCCGCTGGCCAATATCGGCATCAAGTCATGA
- the ltrA gene encoding group II intron reverse transcriptase/maturase, whose amino-acid sequence MPNLERVNAAARQVARTRFTALLHHVDLNALHRAFRRQKRQASAGVDGMTVAKYEERLEQNLHDLCERVHTGRYRPQPVRRVYIPKADGGKRPLGVPTLEDKIVQGAVAEVLSAVYEADFCGFSYGFRPGRNPHMALDALHTAIMSQRVNWVLDADIRSFFDSVDHEWLLQMVAHRIADPRILQLIKLWLRAGILESGETYETDKGTPQGAGISPLLANIFLHYILDLWVHQWRRRYARGRIVIVRYADDFVMGFENKDDALNMLLALKERLGSFGLALHEGKTRLIEFGRFAALTRQRRGERKPETFAFLGFIHYCGVTRDGRFIVKHKTEGKRLTRKLKALREGAWRHMHLTLATQHKWLAAVLRGHYGYYGRPHNYPALNGFYQQTRRIWFRCLRRRSQKSRRMGWLEFEILTARFALPVPRITRTWAQARR is encoded by the coding sequence ATGCCAAACCTCGAGCGGGTGAACGCGGCAGCCAGACAGGTTGCCCGAACTCGGTTCACTGCACTGCTGCATCACGTCGATCTGAATGCGCTTCATCGTGCATTCAGACGGCAAAAACGGCAGGCAAGCGCAGGCGTCGATGGGATGACTGTGGCGAAGTACGAAGAGAGGTTGGAGCAAAATCTTCACGATCTCTGCGAACGGGTCCACACGGGTCGCTACCGGCCACAGCCGGTGCGACGTGTTTACATTCCAAAAGCCGATGGCGGAAAACGGCCACTTGGAGTGCCGACCCTGGAGGATAAGATCGTCCAGGGCGCGGTCGCTGAAGTGCTTAGTGCCGTCTATGAGGCCGACTTTTGCGGGTTCTCCTATGGCTTCAGGCCAGGGCGCAACCCGCACATGGCACTGGATGCATTGCATACAGCGATCATGAGCCAGCGCGTGAACTGGGTGCTCGATGCCGACATCCGCAGCTTCTTTGACTCGGTTGACCACGAGTGGCTGTTGCAGATGGTGGCGCACAGGATAGCCGATCCCCGTATCCTCCAGCTTATCAAGCTGTGGCTGCGGGCGGGAATCCTTGAGAGCGGCGAGACGTATGAGACTGACAAGGGTACCCCGCAAGGAGCTGGCATTAGTCCGCTCCTCGCCAACATCTTTCTGCACTACATCCTCGATCTGTGGGTTCATCAATGGCGTCGACGCTATGCACGCGGCCGAATTGTGATCGTGCGCTACGCCGACGACTTCGTTATGGGCTTCGAGAACAAGGATGATGCGCTGAATATGCTTCTGGCCCTCAAGGAGCGACTAGGCAGTTTTGGCCTAGCGCTCCACGAAGGCAAGACGCGGCTGATCGAGTTTGGCAGGTTCGCGGCTTTGACTCGGCAGCGGCGTGGCGAGCGAAAGCCCGAGACCTTCGCCTTCCTGGGCTTCATTCACTACTGTGGAGTGACCCGTGATGGCAGGTTTATCGTGAAGCACAAGACGGAAGGGAAACGCCTGACGCGAAAGCTGAAGGCGTTGCGCGAGGGAGCATGGCGGCACATGCACTTGACGTTGGCTACCCAGCACAAGTGGCTTGCCGCTGTGCTGCGTGGACACTACGGCTACTACGGCAGGCCGCATAACTATCCCGCGCTCAACGGTTTCTATCAGCAAACACGCCGCATATGGTTCCGCTGCCTGAGGCGGCGAAGTCAGAAAAGCCGGCGAATGGGTTGGTTGGAATTTGAAATCCTCACCGCACGCTTCGCGCTGCCAGTCCCACGTATTACTCGAACTTGGGCGCAGGCCAGGAGATGA
- the kdgD gene encoding 5-dehydro-4-deoxyglucarate dehydratase, which yields MSPEEIKSAIASGLLSFPVTHFNTDLSLHLESYSRHVAWLSGFEAAALFAAGGTGEFFSLSPEEVGLVTKAAKEASGSVPIITGCGYGTSLAIDTARQAERAGADGLLLLPHYLMEASQDGIYRHVKSVCQSTPLGVILYNRANSVATADTVARLAEACPNLIGFKDGTGRVDLVRHVTAKLGDRLCYIGGMPTHELFAEGFNGVGVTTYSSAVFNFVPALAQRFYKAMRTSDRATMEDILNRFFFPFAALRDREAGYAVSIIKAGVELIGQTPGPVRPPLTDLTPDEKQMLASLIETAGA from the coding sequence TTGTCGCCTGAGGAAATCAAGTCTGCCATCGCATCGGGTCTCCTGTCGTTTCCCGTCACCCATTTCAACACCGACCTGAGCCTTCATCTGGAGAGTTACAGCCGGCATGTGGCGTGGCTTTCCGGCTTCGAGGCGGCGGCGCTCTTTGCCGCCGGTGGCACGGGCGAGTTCTTTTCCCTATCGCCCGAAGAAGTTGGCCTGGTCACCAAGGCCGCCAAGGAAGCCTCCGGCAGCGTGCCGATCATCACAGGCTGCGGCTACGGCACCTCGCTTGCCATAGACACCGCGCGCCAGGCGGAGCGGGCCGGCGCAGATGGTTTGCTGCTGCTACCGCATTATCTGATGGAAGCGTCGCAGGATGGGATTTACCGGCACGTCAAATCGGTCTGCCAGTCCACACCGCTCGGGGTCATCCTTTATAACAGAGCCAATTCGGTTGCGACCGCCGATACTGTCGCGCGGCTTGCGGAGGCCTGCCCAAATCTGATTGGCTTCAAGGACGGCACAGGACGGGTCGACCTCGTCCGTCACGTCACCGCCAAGCTGGGGGACAGGCTCTGCTATATCGGCGGCATGCCGACACATGAGCTGTTTGCCGAAGGGTTCAACGGCGTCGGCGTCACGACCTACTCCTCCGCCGTGTTCAATTTTGTGCCGGCGCTGGCGCAGCGCTTCTACAAGGCGATGCGGACGAGTGATCGGGCGACGATGGAGGATATCCTCAACCGCTTCTTCTTCCCGTTCGCCGCTCTGCGCGACCGCGAGGCCGGCTACGCCGTTTCCATCATCAAGGCCGGCGTCGAACTGATCGGCCAGACGCCGGGGCCGGTTCGTCCGCCCCTGACGGACCTGACCCCTGACGAAAAGCAAATGCTGGCAAGCCTAATCGAAACCGCCGGCGCCTGA
- a CDS encoding type II toxin-antitoxin system VapC family toxin, translating into MIAIDTSVIVAIILGEPEAEAFKSVLRQEEIVIGWPTLFETRTVLTAKGFSNPADIVSRFIDAPNIMPVAFNEKHYREAEAALDRFGRGRHPASLNMSDCFSYSVAAVAKAPLLFKGRDFGQTD; encoded by the coding sequence ATGATTGCTATCGATACCTCGGTGATTGTTGCAATCATCCTTGGGGAGCCAGAAGCCGAAGCCTTCAAATCAGTCCTACGGCAAGAAGAGATTGTTATCGGCTGGCCAACTCTGTTTGAAACAAGAACGGTTCTGACAGCCAAAGGTTTTTCCAATCCCGCCGACATCGTCTCGAGATTCATTGACGCACCGAATATCATGCCTGTCGCCTTCAACGAGAAGCACTATCGTGAAGCTGAAGCCGCGTTAGACCGATTTGGCAGAGGACGCCACCCGGCCAGCCTGAACATGAGTGATTGTTTCTCCTATTCTGTCGCTGCTGTTGCCAAGGCGCCCCTGCTCTTCAAGGGGCGAGATTTCGGCCAGACGGATTAA
- a CDS encoding FadR/GntR family transcriptional regulator, translating into MSAAPQRGRRYSSDVVDIIRAQIKEGVYAVGDKLPTEPALISRFGFSRTVIREAIAALRADGMVESRQGAGVFVVASRPSDLLQDLFSRETDKISDIIEELELRIGVEVEAAGLAALRRSPAQEAEIQAQVHRFGDLMEMKKATDEVDFQFHMAVATATNNARFRLFLEHIGRRMIPRVKFKSVMGGVDPLPSRDHPILDEHRAIADAISAQESERAREAMRVHLLTGMERYRSLVSRPKHKPTVAD; encoded by the coding sequence ATGAGTGCAGCACCACAAAGGGGGCGCCGCTATTCGAGTGACGTCGTTGACATCATCAGAGCCCAGATCAAGGAGGGCGTCTATGCAGTTGGCGACAAACTTCCAACGGAACCAGCCTTAATCAGTCGCTTTGGCTTCAGTCGGACCGTCATTCGGGAGGCGATAGCGGCGTTGCGGGCAGACGGGATGGTCGAGTCGCGCCAGGGTGCAGGGGTTTTCGTCGTCGCGTCGCGACCTAGTGATCTGCTGCAGGATCTTTTTAGCCGGGAAACGGATAAAATCTCCGACATCATCGAAGAACTGGAGCTTCGCATCGGCGTTGAAGTCGAGGCCGCAGGCCTTGCTGCGTTGCGTCGGTCACCTGCACAGGAGGCGGAAATTCAAGCACAGGTCCATCGTTTCGGAGATCTGATGGAAATGAAAAAGGCGACGGACGAGGTCGATTTCCAGTTCCACATGGCGGTGGCCACCGCCACGAACAATGCACGCTTCAGGTTGTTCCTTGAGCATATCGGCCGCCGGATGATCCCGCGCGTGAAGTTCAAAAGCGTCATGGGCGGCGTCGATCCCCTGCCAAGCCGCGATCATCCAATTCTGGACGAGCATCGCGCCATTGCCGATGCCATCTCAGCCCAGGAGTCTGAGCGTGCCCGCGAAGCTATGCGCGTGCATCTTCTGACCGGCATGGAGAGATACCGCTCCTTGGTGTCACGGCCGAAGCATAAGCCGACGGTTGCAGATTGA